The following nucleotide sequence is from Tenrec ecaudatus isolate mTenEca1 chromosome X, mTenEca1.hap1, whole genome shotgun sequence.
TGGACTTCTcagtgcaaggtcagtggttcaaatccagcatctgctccccaggagaaatatgagactgatACAGCTCTGAAGCCCTATGCAGGGATGGTGAGTTCCAATGGGCTGCATGGTGGTGGGGATGcgcgtacacacacatgcacacacgcacacacacgcgcgcacacacgcacacatatgcacacacgcacgcacacacgcgcgcacacacacatgcacatacacatgcacgcacgcacatgcACGCGCCCACACACATGCACGAACGCACGCACAGCCCGGGTCACACTGCACGACCGGCTGGGCTgctcccaggtcagcagttcgcgcTGGACCTGCTCCTGTAACAGGTGCCGCCTGCTCTGGGCGGGTCAGTCCTGCTCGCGGGCGGGGGCGGGAGTGGCTCGGACCGGACGGCAGTGCGCTTTTATTTCACGTTGGCGACGCGGCCCCGGGGCTTGGCTGCAAACAGGAGGTCAGTCTTTGGATGGGGACCTGTCCGCTCCCgcgcagactgaccgcctgggggaCCCGGGCTCTGCTCAGAGCGGTCAGGCGGCCTGCTTGATTCGGGTGGTGGGGGGCTCAGGGATGCTTTTGGGGGGGGCCCGCGCTCCCACTCATGGCCCCGGCTCCTGGGGGGCCCCGCCGCCTTCGTCGTCCTCCTGGCAGGCGCAGAAGGGGAAGGTCCCGCAGCAGGGCTGCAGCCAGGGCTTCCAGGCGATGTTGCCCACGGAGAGCTGCGCGGGCGCGGGCTGCAGGGACGCCCGCTGCTTGTCCACCGCCGCGCCCACGCGCGCCAGCACCTCGCCGTGCAGCGGCTCGGACTCGGGGGTCAGCGGGTGCGCCTCGGAGGGGTCCCTGGACAGCTCGAAGAGCAGGGGCGGGCTGTGGTGCGTGACGCCGGGCCCGGCGCATGGACAGACCCCTCGGCCGTAGCAGGCCCCGGCCCCCTCGGGGTGGAACTGCGGGGTCACGTAGTGCACCTTCCAGGTCCTGCCGCCTGCGTGGACACAGGAATGCCCAGTCCCACCTCCTCGCGTCTGCAGAGACCACCCCGCGCACGCCCCATCCTGCCTGCTAGGAGGCCGGACAGTGGGCCCTCGCATAAGGAGCCCCTGCAGGGTGGACATCCTGACCCGGGAATGCAGCGCTGACCCAGAGCGAGCCCCCGGGAAATGCCCAATCCCTGCACACCCCGTGGATGACACTGGTGCTTCCGGAGGACCGCGCTCATCACCCCCCAGGGGCGTCCCCGCAGCGAGGGGCAGAGTCGGAGCCACTTACTGTCCCTGTGATGCCAGCGGGCAGCGTGCAGGTGGACCCCGCAGTAGTGGAACAGGAACTCGTGGGGCGCGTGCGGGGCCGTCCCCCGCAGCAGGGGCAGCAGGTTGTGTCCGTCCAGCACCCTGACATGTGGGGGGGTCGGGGAGGGTCAGCGGGGGCATTCCCAACCCTCATTCCTAAGTCCCTCCATCCATCCGGTCAGCGCCGACCGCTGGACCATGTCGGACCGGGTACAGCACCCTGTTAGGGAGCCTCACGCTCTGACCCCACGCGGACAGAGCCCTGCCTTCCCCCAGGCGCGGCCGGCGGCTTCAGACCTGCCCTCTACGCTGTAAAGaccgctcccgtgcagactgaccgcctgggagacccccgggggcagctccgccctgtcctgcagggtccccgagagCCGTGTCCACTCGAAAGCTGTCATTTTGTTTGATTTTCAGGAAGCTGTGGGTTGcgggcccacccccaccccgactgcCCCGCACgcacctgtcctggggcaccTGGCCGCCCCCCAGCTGGACCACCGTGGGGAAGATGTCCATCAGGCTGGTGGGCTCGTGGACCTCGCGGCCGGCGGGCAGCTCCCCGGGCCAGCGGAAGATGCCGGGGACGCGGATGCCCCCTTCCCAGCCGGCCATGCCTTTGCCTCCTGTGAGCAAACAGCACGCTGCGGTCAGGGGTCCCCGCAAGCCGGCAGAGTGAGCCACACGCGGGGTGCAAGAAAAATCTAAGCAGTTTGGGGGCTGAGCCTTCCAAGACTGGGGGGGCGAGGGACGGGGAGTGtggggggcgggcgggcggcagGGAGAGGGAAGGCGAGAAAGGCCTGCGTTGGGGGGGCGATGTCCACTCAGGACGGCCCTGCAGGACGCCCTGCTTTTTGCACGCACGCAGCCTCGTTTTCATTCCAAGGggcggccggtgggtttgaaccgctgaccttgcgctGCGCGGCCCGGAGCTTAATGCACCGCTTCCCGAATCTCGCTGGCCCATCGCGTGCGCCCCCGCCTCGCACGACCCCAGTTCCACCTGCTCAGGTGGGAGCTCACCTGTGCGGTCAGGTGGGACTCACCGCGGTACACTCCGTTCCAGCCGCCCAGCTGGCGCGGCCCGTCTCTGGCCTCCAGGTGGCCTCCGTGGTCGGAGGTGAAGTAGGTGAAGGTGTTGTTCTTCAGCCCGTGCTCCTCAAGGGCGCGCAGGATTTCACCTGGACGCGCGCGGGGTTGgcgggaagaggggagagggaaggcaggAGGCCGGAGGGCTTTAGGACCCAGCGAGCAACACGGAACGCCGCTGACCCCGCCCACCTGCGACTGTGTGCGTCAGTGAGACGTATGTCCGTGATTACGTCAGTGCGTCAGCGCAAACGTATAAATAGCGGAGCGCAGAAGGAGGGCAGCACTGTCAGTCAGAGGCACCGCGGTGCTCAGGCTGCCGGGCGTAACCGCGGGCCCCACGGGCACGGCGGGTGCCAGGACTCGCGCCTTCGGCGGTTCACGCGGTGAGACCGGCCGACAGGGCTCCCTCCGAGGCGCCCAGTGAGGCGGGTCCCAGGAGGAACGCACCCCACGCCGGATGCGCGTGTGCACGTGCACGTGCGCGCGCACGGCTCCGTACCGGGTGCCTctggggcagcggttctcaacctgtgggtcgcgacccccttggagcccccccccccccagcgaccctctcacagggggcgCCCGACTCATCACAGTAGTGACgtgacagtgatgacgtagcagcGACAATGACttcacgggggggggggcaccgCCCCAGGAGgagctgtaggacagggtcaggTTTCCGCAGTGCGCAGTCCCCTCCCCCCGCTGTCCTCACGGGCCGGTCCCGGGAGTCCACGGACGTGGACGGACAAGCGGCGACCCCACGGCCTCAGCCGCGAGTCGCCGTCTGCGCGCGCCCCTTCTTCCAGGGTCCACTGCCCGCATGGGGGCCTGTGTGCTGCCCGGAGGCTGGACTCCGTTGCACGTGTTTTTCCAACACGGGGGCATCGCCCGGGGTGCACAGgcctcagcagagcttccggactgAGAGAGACTAGGAAGCAAGGTCTGGAGACCTGCACCTGAAGCCCCGCGGGTCCCCACAGAACCCCGCCTGATGTGCAGCTGGAAGCTGAGCCCCTGGGTGGGGCGGCACTGGGGACCCACAGTGGCCAcgcgaggggggcggggggaggacggGGGGGGCAGCTCTGCCCGGGACTCACCCACCATCCAGTCCATCTCCTCCACGTTGTCCCCGTACGCGCCGTGCCGGCTCTTCCCGAGGAACCTGGGCGTGCTGACCAGGGGCAGATGGACGTGCAGCAAGGAGACGAACAGCAGGAAGGGCCGGTGCTTGTTGCTGGAAGGGGAAGACG
It contains:
- the LOC142434226 gene encoding arylsulfatase D-like; its protein translation is MDLCRVLLALGLLLEPWELRADSAVRPNILLIMADDLGIGDLGCYGNDTLRTPNIDRLAQEGVKLTQHLAAAPLCTPSRAAFLTGRHAFRSGMDASGGYRALQWNAGSGGLPPNETTFARLLHLQGYRTGIIGKWHQGVSCRARGDHCHHPLQHGFDSFYGMPFSLVNDCHPRRPPEVDAALRAKLGAFSQALALAVLTLAGGRALGSLSLPWRAIVGLAGLAALFSASWYSSFGFVRRWNCVLMRDGRVTEQPMQLERAAGRMLREARAFLRSNKHRPFLLFVSLLHVHLPLVSTPRFLGKSRHGAYGDNVEEMDWMVGEILRALEEHGLKNNTFTYFTSDHGGHLEARDGPRQLGGWNGVYRGGKGMAGWEGGIRVPGIFRWPGELPAGREVHEPTSLMDIFPTVVQLGGGQVPQDRVLDGHNLLPLLRGTAPHAPHEFLFHYCGVHLHAARWHHRDSGRTWKVHYVTPQFHPEGAGACYGRGVCPCAGPGVTHHSPPLLFELSRDPSEAHPLTPESEPLHGEVLARVGAAVDKQRASLQPAPAQLSVGNIAWKPWLQPCCGTFPFCACQEDDEGGGAPQEPGP